ATTGCCCGTGTTCCTGGTTGTATCGGGCGACACCGCGAAGGAGTCCGCGGCCGAACTCGCGAGAAGTCTCGATGAGTAAGGCAACCCGCCGCATGGTCCGGCTCTGTGCATATCCGCATATGAAAGGAACGAACGTATCCGCCTCGAAGCGAATAGTATAACTCATTTCTCAAAAAAGACAACATCCGCCGGTCCCACACCGTAGGCGCGACGTGGCTCGCCCCGTTAGGATTGAGTCGTACCTCTGAGCCGACGCGGCATTTGACCGGCTTGAGGGGGCTCCGAGCACGGAAAGGGCACGGGCCGATGCGGCGCAGCAGACCACCTCGAATCACGAGAGCGAAAGGATCTGATCTCCTCCAGGTGGAGAAACAGCCGTCTACTGACGAGATGGCCGGGCGTCGGCAAGAACAGGTCATAGCCCGGTATGCCATCGAGACCCCCCTTTCTCTGGAGGCGGCGGCCGCGGCCATGGCCGGGGCCTCGACTGCCACCTTTGTCGATGTGCCGGGGCTAACCGATCAGTTGCGGCAGCGCGTGGCAACAAGGATCGAGAGAATCGTGCCCCGGGACGTCGTCAGCGCACCCGGTCTTCCAGGATCGCGGAGTCCGGCCACGGGGCAACAGGCTGCGAGGTACCAGCGGGGAGAGGTCGTGTTATCCTTTCCCATCGAGGGCATGGGAACGAACCTGGCAGCACTGATTTCCATGATCATGGGCAACTTTTTCGCCCTCAGACAGGTGTCCGGGATACGTCTGGTGGACCTGGAGTTGCCCGATTGCTTCGCAAGGGCTTATCCGGGGCCGCAATTCGGGATCGAGGGAACGCGCCGACTGACGGGCGTTCACGGCCGGCCTATTATCGGAACGATCATCAAGCCCAATCTCGGCCTGTCGCCGGAGCAGACGGCGGAAAAGGTGCGCCAAGTTGCCGAAGCCGGCGTGGATTTCATCAAGGATGACGAGGTGATGGTCAACCCGCCTCATTCGCCTATCAGAAAGCGGGTGGCAGCGGTCATGCGGGTGATCAACGAGTTCGCCGATCGGACGGGCAAGAAGGTGATGTACGCCTTCAACATCAGCGACGAAGTTGAGGCGATGCTTCGTCATCACGACGCGGTAGTGGCAGCGGGCGGCACGTGTGTCATGGTCAGCGTCAACAGTGTCGGCTACATGGGGGTTTTGGCGCTGCGTCGCCGATGCCAACTTCCCATTCATGCTCATCGGAATGGTTGGGACATGCTGACGCGGTGTCCGCACCTGGGCATCGAATTCGCGGCCTGGCAGAAACTCTGGCGGCTGATCGGCGTGGACCACCTGCACGTTAACGGTCTGGGCAACAAGTTCTGGGAGCCGGATGATTCGGTGGTCGCTTCCATCCATGCGGTGATGACTCCGCTGTTCGGTGGTCACCACATCATGCCGGTTATCGGCTCAGGCCAATGGGCCGGCCAGGCGCCCCGCACGTTCTCGAGGGTGCGAACGCAGGATCTGATTTACCTGGCCGGCGGGGGCATCTTCGGCCATCCGGCCGGAGCCGCATCCGGGGTCATGTCCATCCGCCAGGCATGGGAAGCCGCCCAAAACGACGTAGCCCTGGAAACATGCGCCACAACCCACGTGGAGCTGCGACAGGCTTTGGAAAAGTTCGGCTCTCTGCGCGAGTAGGAACGTTCATGGCCGCGGCCAGACCCAATGACCTTCTTCTGGGCTTCTACGGAGACGACTTCACCGGTTCCACCGACGCGATGGAGGGTTTGACGCGTGCGGGATTGCGAACGGTGCTGTTCATTGGTCGTCCTCGCATCGAGCAACTGTGCCAATACCAAGGATTGCGGGCCATCGGGTTGGCCGGTTGCAGTCGTTCCCTGCCTCCGAGGGAAATGGAAGTGGAACTGGGCGAGGCATTCGGGGCGCTGAAGCAGTTGAACCTGCCGATCATGCATTACAAGATCTGCTCGACCTTTGATTCCTCGCCTCAGATCGGGAGTATCGGCCGGGCCTTGGATGTCGGGGCAAGGATCTTCGATGCTCCTGTCGTGCCGCTGCTTGTCGGGGCCCCCATTCTGGGACGCTATAGCGTCTTCGGAAACCTCTTCGCCCGGTCTGGTTTGGACTCCGAGCCCTATCGGCTTGACCGTCATCCCACGATGAGTCGGCACCCGATCACCCCGATGACGGAAAGCGACCTCCGCCTTCATCTGGCGCGGCAGACACATCGGAAGATCGGACTGCTCGACATCCTGTCGCTGGCCGACGCGGAACAGGCCAGGGCGAAATACCGCGAGCTTGTTGCCGGAGGAGCGGAAGTGATCCTCCTCGACATACTCTATAGGGAGCACGAGCCGGTAATCGGGAATCTCCTGTGGGACCAGGTTCGCGAGGGATCCACGCTGTTCATCGTCGGCTCCTCCGGTGTTGAATACGCCCTGACCGGATACTGGAAGAGCCGGGGCCTCCTGCCGGCGTCTCCACCCCTTTCTGCTCCGGCGGTCGAAGCACTGATTGCCATTTCGGGCAGTTGCTCGCCGGTGACGGATCGGCAAATCGGCTGGGCATTGCAGCAAGGGGCTGCGGAGATTCGCCTCGAGACGGCGGACCTGGTGGACCCAGCCACCGCCGAAGCGGCGATTGAAGCATCGGTGGCCGAGGCGCTGAAACTGCACGAACGCGGGCGAACGGTGATCTGCCACAGTGCCCGGGGGCCTGCGGACCCTCGCCTGCAAGAAACGGTAAGACGCTTCGAAGCCATGGGGCGCGATGCCAGGCATCACAGCGGCAGAGTTCTTGGGGAGGCTTTGGGCACCATCCTGTTGCGGGTGCTGGAGCGAGGAAAGATCAAACGCGTAGTAATCATCGGCGGCGACACATCCTTCTTCGTGGCAAGGACCCTGAACATCGAGGCTCTTGAGATGGTGGCGCCGACCGCTCCCGGTTGCCCGCTGTGCCGGGCCTATGTTCCCGGGTCGGTGCTGAATGGGATGGAGATTTGCTTCAAGGGCGGACAGGTGGGCAAGGACGACTTCTTTGGAACCGTGCTGGTTCCGAGCCGGTCGAATGTCGAGGCTTGACCCACGTTCCAGCCGCGGGCATAAGGGGGGCAAGCAAGCCGGTTGTCCCGGAGACAAGGGTCGCGGGCCCGACGGAGTTCAGGCATGAAGAACAACGAAATCATGATCGTGGTCGCGCCAGTTCCGGGCGAGAAGCAGGATGAGAAATACCCCGGCGCGATCGACGTGGTCCAAGAGGTGATTCGTTGTGAGGCCGCCGGCGCCGCGATCGCACACTTGCACGCCCGCGACGAAAAACTGCTGCAAACCGTCGATCCAACCCTTTTTGCCGGTCAGGTGCGCCGGATTCGCCAATCCTGTCCCATCATCATCGAAGGCTCGACCGGAGGCGCGCCCGAGCACACGCTGGAACAACGCTGCGTCACATTCACCGTCCCCCAGGTCGAGATGGGATCCCTCAACCTCGGGTCGGTCAACATGTACGACGGCGTGTACCAGAACAGATACCAGGACATCTGTTTCTATGCCGACAAGCTGGCGGCGATGCGAATCGCGCCGACCATGGCCGTTTTCGATCTGTCGCACATGGCCAATTACCAGCGGCTGGTTGAGGACGGTAGACTCTCACCGCCGTACGTGTTTGAGTTCGTCTTCGACGTGCCCTACGCGCTGCCCTATGCGGATCGGTATCTCGATCTGCTGGTCGATCATCTGCCGCCGGGGGCAATCTGGTTCTGTGTGCGACATCACCAGAAGGGAGCGGCTGGCCTGCGAAGGGTAATGGAGTTAGGCGGGCATATTCGCGTCGGCTATGAGGACAGTCCTTTTTTGAGCAACGGGCGCCGGGCAAGGAACAACGTCGAGCTGGTTGAAGACGCGGTGGAACAGGCCGCCAAGGCCGGGCGTGAGGTCGTGCCTGCCGCTCGCGCCCGTGAGATCATCGGTCTTCGGCCGGCGGAACAGGCCTGACCGCGCGCCCGCCGAATGAAACGGTTGTATCGGTGCACTGTTCCGTCTTGAGCCGTTTCTGGAGGACCCACCGTGAAACCCAAGAGACTGGCCCTTATTCATACGGTGAACTGGTACCAGCAGGTCATCACCGTTCCGTTTGTGGATCCCTGGCTGAAGGCAAACCCCGACGTGCAGGTGTTCAACATCATGGATGATTCCCTCTTAGAGGAGTCACTGGCACACAAAGGTCCCACTCCCGCGGTGATCAAGCGTCTTCAGTTCTATGTTCTGGCCGCCGAAAGCATGGGCGCCGACGTGGCGATGATCACCTGTACCACGGTGGGTGAGGCCTCATGGATCGCCCGCAGGTACGCATCGATTCCGGTCTTCAACATCGACGAGCCCATGGCTCGCGAGGCGGTTCGATCGGGTCGTCGGCTGGGTATTGTCGCGACGGTTCCCACCAGCCCGGCGGCCACCAAGAGGTTGCTCGAACGCACCGCCGCGGAAGCCGGCGTCTCCGTGGAAATCGAAATCGCCTTGAACGAGCAGGCATTCGAGCATCTCCAGCAGGGGCGGGTCGAACGGCACAACGAACTGGTGTACCGGGAAATGGACAAGCTGGCCGAGAAGGTGGACGTGCTGGTTCTGGGGCAAATCAGCCTAGCCCAGATCAAACATCAGACGAGGGTGCCGGTGTTGCAGGTGGGACACTCGGGCTTCGCTGAAGCCCGCCGGCTGCTGGATGCGGCTGCTCGCTGAGCCCAATGGAGAAGAGCACAACGTTGCCCTACGATGGCGACTTTCAGCGCCGGACCGAAACGGCGTTGTACGTTGGGGCAGGCGTCGCTTCATAGGAATGACAGGCAATTGCCACTCGAGATCCTCCGGATGCCCAAACGCTATTGGCTGGTTTTCGGGATGTTTCTGCTGTCGATGCTGCTTTACGTGGACCGGGTGTGTATCTCGTCGGCCAAGAGCGCCATCGCCCTGGACCTGGGCCTGTCTGAAAAGCAGATGGGCTGGATCATATCGGCCTTTGCCCTGGGATACGCGCTGTTCCAGGTGCCTTCGGGCGTCCTGGCGGACCGATTCGGACCGCGGGTCATCCTCAGCGCGGTGGTGACTTTCTGGTCCCTGTTCACGGCCCTGACCGCAGCGGCGTTCAACTTCATCTCCGCTTTAGTGTTCCGCTTTCTTTTTGGAGCCGGCGAGGCCGGAGCCTTTCCGGGGTGCGCCCGCGCCGTCTACTCCTGGATTCCGATGTCGGAACGAGGGCTGGTTCAAGGATTGACTTTTTCCGGCTCGAGATTCGGGGCCGCTTTTGCGCTCCCGGTCATCGCGTGGCTGGTTGAGACGATCGGTTGGCGGCCGAGTTTCGTTGTTCTTGGCGTCATCGGCGTTGGCTGGGCGTGTTTCTGGTACCTCTGGTTCCGCGACGACCCGGAAACCCACCCGCGCATCACGCAAGAAGAGAAGGGCCTGATTCTTCGCACGCGCCAGCAGGCCGCGGCGGGCCCCGGACCGGTCGCCCCCCTCAGCGCGGGCACTCTGCTGGGCAGCTCCAACGTCTGGTTGCTCATGGGGCAGTATTTCTGCTCCAACTTCACATTCTTTTTTTGCCTGTCTTGGCTGTTTCCGTACCTTAGAAGCCAGTATACGCTGGGCATGGTCGAGACCGGCCTCTATGCCGCCATGCCGCCCCTGGCGGGGGCTCTGGGCAACTGGGTGGCCGGCCTGCTGGTGGACCGGCTTTATCGGCGAGGTCGGTGGATACCCTCGCGG
The genomic region above belongs to Phycisphaerae bacterium and contains:
- a CDS encoding ribulose-bisphosphate carboxylase large subunit family protein; the encoded protein is MEKQPSTDEMAGRRQEQVIARYAIETPLSLEAAAAAMAGASTATFVDVPGLTDQLRQRVATRIERIVPRDVVSAPGLPGSRSPATGQQAARYQRGEVVLSFPIEGMGTNLAALISMIMGNFFALRQVSGIRLVDLELPDCFARAYPGPQFGIEGTRRLTGVHGRPIIGTIIKPNLGLSPEQTAEKVRQVAEAGVDFIKDDEVMVNPPHSPIRKRVAAVMRVINEFADRTGKKVMYAFNISDEVEAMLRHHDAVVAAGGTCVMVSVNSVGYMGVLALRRRCQLPIHAHRNGWDMLTRCPHLGIEFAAWQKLWRLIGVDHLHVNGLGNKFWEPDDSVVASIHAVMTPLFGGHHIMPVIGSGQWAGQAPRTFSRVRTQDLIYLAGGGIFGHPAGAASGVMSIRQAWEAAQNDVALETCATTHVELRQALEKFGSLRE
- a CDS encoding four-carbon acid sugar kinase family protein, with the protein product MAAARPNDLLLGFYGDDFTGSTDAMEGLTRAGLRTVLFIGRPRIEQLCQYQGLRAIGLAGCSRSLPPREMEVELGEAFGALKQLNLPIMHYKICSTFDSSPQIGSIGRALDVGARIFDAPVVPLLVGAPILGRYSVFGNLFARSGLDSEPYRLDRHPTMSRHPITPMTESDLRLHLARQTHRKIGLLDILSLADAEQARAKYRELVAGGAEVILLDILYREHEPVIGNLLWDQVREGSTLFIVGSSGVEYALTGYWKSRGLLPASPPLSAPAVEALIAISGSCSPVTDRQIGWALQQGAAEIRLETADLVDPATAEAAIEASVAEALKLHERGRTVICHSARGPADPRLQETVRRFEAMGRDARHHSGRVLGEALGTILLRVLERGKIKRVVIIGGDTSFFVARTLNIEALEMVAPTAPGCPLCRAYVPGSVLNGMEICFKGGQVGKDDFFGTVLVPSRSNVEA
- a CDS encoding 3-keto-5-aminohexanoate cleavage protein; this encodes MKNNEIMIVVAPVPGEKQDEKYPGAIDVVQEVIRCEAAGAAIAHLHARDEKLLQTVDPTLFAGQVRRIRQSCPIIIEGSTGGAPEHTLEQRCVTFTVPQVEMGSLNLGSVNMYDGVYQNRYQDICFYADKLAAMRIAPTMAVFDLSHMANYQRLVEDGRLSPPYVFEFVFDVPYALPYADRYLDLLVDHLPPGAIWFCVRHHQKGAAGLRRVMELGGHIRVGYEDSPFLSNGRRARNNVELVEDAVEQAAKAGREVVPAARAREIIGLRPAEQA
- a CDS encoding aspartate/glutamate racemase family protein → MKPKRLALIHTVNWYQQVITVPFVDPWLKANPDVQVFNIMDDSLLEESLAHKGPTPAVIKRLQFYVLAAESMGADVAMITCTTVGEASWIARRYASIPVFNIDEPMAREAVRSGRRLGIVATVPTSPAATKRLLERTAAEAGVSVEIEIALNEQAFEHLQQGRVERHNELVYREMDKLAEKVDVLVLGQISLAQIKHQTRVPVLQVGHSGFAEARRLLDAAAR
- a CDS encoding MFS transporter, producing MPKRYWLVFGMFLLSMLLYVDRVCISSAKSAIALDLGLSEKQMGWIISAFALGYALFQVPSGVLADRFGPRVILSAVVTFWSLFTALTAAAFNFISALVFRFLFGAGEAGAFPGCARAVYSWIPMSERGLVQGLTFSGSRFGAAFALPVIAWLVETIGWRPSFVVLGVIGVGWACFWYLWFRDDPETHPRITQEEKGLILRTRQQAAAGPGPVAPLSAGTLLGSSNVWLLMGQYFCSNFTFFFCLSWLFPYLRSQYTLGMVETGLYAAMPPLAGALGNWVAGLLVDRLYRRGRWIPSRRIPAILGFLLSAAGLIASVFMHTPLGAIGCLSVAVFGADMTLAPSWSTCIDIGRRHSGAVSGTMNMAGNLGSFVTSLAFPYLLAWTGTHITFFLVGAVLNGLAVIGWHFTRPDRPLEDH